The genome window CACTCGGGCATCGTCTGGCTCTCAGGCTCGCACCGGCTCCACAAAGCTACACTCACCATGGCGAAACTCCAACACAGGCCACTACCACTGCTGCCTCGACAAGATGTCGGACTAAAAGGAAACGCCGCTCACCAACAAGGCCAGAAACCTTCACCCACGGCGAGTGCTTCCGGGGCAAGGGGCGGGGCCCCGCGGAGGCCGTTTAAGCTGTAAGTGTGCCAGCGGTTGAACTCAGGATCATCAGCTGCACACCCGAGCGCTGTTTCGCTTTGTAGGGCTTTGCTGCTAGTTTTGAAGCCGTCACACGTTGCTTAGTCCTAGCGCTAAGAACCAGGACAGAGAAACGGAAAACAATGTATCAGGTTCCGGCAACTGATTTTCCAGCGTTACACCCAAGCGTGTTGTCTCAGTGCGCAAGCGCCGCAGCCGACCGCGAACTAGGGCTTCGAGGAAGATGTGGAGGGCGGGGCGGGTCCCGTGACTGctgctgggggttgggggggggggggtggtgaagCCTGGCCGCCTCCCAGTCCGGCGCCGCGGCAGCAGCGATGGCGATTTTCAGTGTGTATGTGGTGAACAAAGCTGGCGGCCTTATTTATCAACTGGACAGCTACGCGCCACGCGCTGAGGCTGAGAAAACTTTCAGTTATCCGCTTGATCTGCTGCTCAAACTACACGACGAGCGAGTGCTGGTTGCCTTCGGACAGCGCGACGGCATCCGGGGTGGGCTAGACTCGGGGGAGGGGATCCGGGGTCAGGGGTCGGGGGGTGGACGGTGCTGCGAAAACTGCTTGGGGGTGAGGGACGCCGCCGAGTCCTTGTTCCTTCGGCTGAATCCGCTGGGTGGGGCTCTGTTGACCCTTGCCTTACCTCTGCAGTGGGCCATGCAGTGCTGGCTATTAATGGCATAGACGTGAACGGCAAGTACACGGCAGATGGGAAAGAGGTGCTGGAGTACCTAGGCAACCCTGCTAACTACCCGGTGTCCATTCGATTCGGCCGGCCCCGCCTCACCTCCAATGAGAAGCTCATGTTGGCCTCCATGTTCCACTCGTAAGTCCTCCAAGCCTGCCGAGTGCCTGCTGGCTTGCACTTGGCTCTTAGGCTGCCTGGGTTAGTGTGTTTCTATCGACGGGCAGCTTCCTGAGTGTCAGTGCTTACCTTTCTCTACTTCCTTTTAAATCATCAGTTCTTGTGTTAtgaaaaaacaaagttgattcaggATTATTAGGTTTTAGGTAATACTGGCAGTCGTGTGATGTTGCTTAAGTCAGCTTCTTTTCTCTAAGCCTTAGTTTCTCCATTTTTGTAGTTGATGTTTAAGATCTTTTTCTGCTCTGAGCTACAGTGTGAGATGTGCTGGGTTTGCTAGCTTCAGGGTGAGTAACCATGGCACATAGTCCCAATGTTAATTTTACCCCaagtttttaatgtaaaatgttGTATAGCAAAGTATGGGTGTACAGTAAGCTCTCATTTCACTTCCTCAAAGGGTTCTGCAACTTTAAGCAGAaggaaatacagttgacccttaaatAACCAGGGGGTTAAGGTTGTGATCCCCCACTTATAACGTTTGACTTCCCCAAAACAACTGCTGTCATTCTTTGGTGTCTGCAGCATATTGGTTCCAGGACCTGTGCAGGTACCAAAATGCATGGATGCTCAAGTTGCTTATGTAAAATgacatagaacaatgcatacagtcagtcctctgcatccagtgATGCCCACATGCTGGTCAAAGATACTGTTTTAGACCCAGAGTTGGTTGAATACTTGTATTCAAAACCTGGAGATAGGAAGGGCTGACTATAtatttattggggaaaaaaactgtgtaagtggacccacacagttcaaaccccTGTTAAGTGTCAGCTGTAtaatgaaaccagttttaccataggctaattgatatgaacaaaagttaagttcctatggcatttCATCAGTGttaaaatataatgaagtagcctgaccaggtggtggcacagtggatagagcatcggactgggatgcggaaggacccaggttcgagaccccgaggtcgccagcttgagcgccggctcatctggtttacgcaaaagcccaccagcttggacccaaggtccctggctccagcagggggttactcggtctgctgaaggcccacggtcaaggcacatgtgagaaaacaatcaatgaacaactaagaagtctcaactcgcaacgagaaactgatgattgatgcttctcatctctctccgttcctatctgtccctgtctatctctgcctctgtaaaaaaaaagggggggggaaatatAATGAAGTTACTTGAGGATCTATTGTAAGAGCCATTCagaatttaaatgaattttaaagacattttgaatatatacttttatttatttatttatttactatttacagagacagagagtgagtcatagagagggatagacaggaacagacagacaggaacgtagagagatgagaagcatcagtcattagtttttcattgcgcgttgcaacaccccagttgttcattgattgctctctcatatgtaccttgaccgcggccttcagcagaccgagcaaccccttgctggagccagcgaccttgggttcaagctggtgggcttttgcgtaaaccagatgagccggcgctcaagctggcgacctcggggtctcgaacctgggtcctctgcatcccagtccgacgctctatccactgcgccaccgcctggtcaggcttttaaagACATTTTGATACAGTGGCTAGGCAGTTCACATGCCTCTTCTGACTGACTCCAGCTGTAATGTGAACTTGTCAGCAGGTAAGGTCACTTCAGTGGAAATGTTTAGGAAGCACCCCTTCCTTTCAGCAGGGGGGTGCATTCCTAGCTTTGCCTCCTTTGCAAATAGGCTGTTCGCAATCGGCTCCCAGCTGTCTCCTGAACAGGGCAGCTCAGGCATTGAGATGCTGGAGACAGACACATTCAAACTTCACTGCTTCCAGACACTGACAGGTATGCATCTCCAGATAGGCCAAAGGGATGCAGTGGGACAGGTTGGGGGAAGGGATAAACCAGAGCTTTGTTAagcactgggggtgggagggtagcAAGTATCTTTTCCTGGGACAGTTGTACAGacatgtctatttgttttgtgaaTCCAAAGGTAATATTTAATCCAACACCGATTTTTGTCCACACCACCCAGTGTGTTCAGCCCAGGTTATCCTGTGCATAAATAAAGCTCACCTTAATGTTCTCATGTTGCACATGTTTTGGAAAGTATATTTGAATACCAGATGAAAATGACCTTTGGATCATGAGAGTCATTGCTTCAGTCCCTTAATGCAGATAATTGAAAATTGCCTGAGTTTGTCCCTTGCCTGGCATTTTCTACTAAGGGAACTTCAAGACTAGAAGTGACAAAGGTAAAACTCAAAGACAGGTCTCAGTCAGCTGGGTGATGTGGTAAAGTCATTTCGGTTCTTTGGTCTCACCTTAAGGTTTAAAAGCTTTCCTGCTTTGTGGAGCAATaaggataaaattaaaatgagctgATGAAAGTGCTTTGCAAAATTGAAAGTGTTGTTCAAACACAGGATGACATTACTTGCTGCGTTCTCTACTCTTTGGTAAACATTCCTGGCCCCTCTCCAGGGATCAAGTTTGTAGTTCTGGCAGACCCGAGGCAAGCTGGAATAGATTCTCTTCTCCGAAAGATTTATGAGATTTACTCAGATTTTGCCCTCAAGAATCCATTCTACTCCCTGGAAATGCCCATCAGGTAGGTGGTCCCACTCCCCAAATCACATCCTCCTTAACCCAACCTGTGTGCTCTTCTCCAAAGTCATTTTGAAGTGTAATAAgagttacttttaaataaaacaaaagtgagTAGCCTTTTACTTATTTAAGAAACCAAAGATTTTCCTTGGAGTTTAGGTCATTCATTGCCTCTGCACCCAAAGTCAGAAGAGGGCCTTCAGCCTCACACTTCGTCCTCATTATTTGTGCCTCCTGGGTCTGTTGTAGGTGTGAGCTGTTTGACCAGAACCTGAAGTTAGCCCTGGAGGTGGCAGAGAAAGCTGGAACATTTGGACCGGGGTCATAGGCTGAGCCTGCAACAAATCACCCTGTCTCACCCCTTCCTCAATTCTAGTCGATCCTGTGATCCTGTCGTACAGGTCCTGCTGGTTCCATTTCAATGGGAATCCCAGCAGCCTTGTTAGTATACTTGAAAAGGGGAGGATGTTGAGTCATAatactctcttccttcttgtatCTATCATGGTCCTGCTTCCCAACTTGTACAGATTATTTATGGAGGAGGTAGGCCCATAAATGCGGTAATAAACATTCCTGGGATTTCAGTGTTTGCTATCCTAATTGACGGTTTTGGTGGAAAGGcccaggaggggagacagaaatgtTGAGGGAGTTCTGGAGAGATAttctagtaaagaaaaaaattttttcattaaatgaatgaatgtggaACTTTGAATCAGGGGCTTGGTTCTAATTTCATCATTGCTACTGACTTcctagggtgggggtgggggtgatgatGATGGAACATTTTTCAAGTGTTTACAGCCAGGCTTTACTGCTTtatctcactgaatcctcacCCAAACCTCAGAGGTACCTTCTATTATGGACAAGAGATTTAGCAAGGTACAATGTCTGTGTATGTACCTCCAAGTCTCAAAGCCCGTTACTGATGGCCTGAG of Saccopteryx bilineata isolate mSacBil1 chromosome 1, mSacBil1_pri_phased_curated, whole genome shotgun sequence contains these proteins:
- the TRAPPC4 gene encoding trafficking protein particle complex subunit 4 translates to MAIFSVYVVNKAGGLIYQLDSYAPRAEAEKTFSYPLDLLLKLHDERVLVAFGQRDGIRVGHAVLAINGIDVNGKYTADGKEVLEYLGNPANYPVSIRFGRPRLTSNEKLMLASMFHSLFAIGSQLSPEQGSSGIEMLETDTFKLHCFQTLTGIKFVVLADPRQAGIDSLLRKIYEIYSDFALKNPFYSLEMPIRCELFDQNLKLALEVAEKAGTFGPGS